The genomic window AGGCAAATGCGCAACAAAGTTGCTGCAGTATCTCTCTGTGGGAATTCCCGTTGTCTGTTCCCCTGTGGGCGTGCATAACGAAATTATCCAGGAAGGGGTAAATGGCCTTTTTGCTGCCTCCGCGCAAGAATGGGTCGAAAAGATCGGTCTTCTTATAAAGGACAAGCTCCTTCGGGAACGTATCGGACTGGAAGGGATGAAAACGGTAGAATCTTCCTATTCCTTAAAAGCAAACCTACCAAAAGTTATCAATATCATAAAAGAACGTTATCATACATGAAGATACTTTATATATACTCAGATTATAAATGGACAGGGCCATCTCAACCCATCGTTGAATTGTGCAATTTTATGAGTGAAAAAGCAGGAGTTTGTTTACTTATGAGCACACCGAAGCGCCCTGAAAACAGGTTTGTTGCCCAAGTCAGGACCGACAGAATTCATCTTATGCAGGGACTGCAAAAGCGTGACGGTATTGGTTCGCTCATAAAAAACAGAAGGTTAATCCTGCAGAGTATCCGTCAGGTTAAACCTGATGTAATTCATTTCTTTCGCGAACGGGACCTGGCTACCCTTCCCGGGAATTCTAAAAATTTTGTGAAGGTATTTTCAAGCCTTAAGAGCGCTTATCCCGGGAGATTGAAAAGAATCCTTTGGAATACCGCAAATATAATAACGGTTTTTCAGAAAAAACTCCATGATGAATTACTCCGGAACTCGGGCAAGGTTGTCTATATAAAACCGTGGTTAGATCTGCAGCAGATACCGGCACACCATCAAAATGTTCGGCCTGCATTTGGATTACACGCAGAAGATTTTGTCGTAGGCCTTGTCATGCGCGTTCAACCATACAGAAGATTTGATCTGATTATTGAAACCGCAAAACTGGTAAAGGAATCGAAGAAAAGAATCAAGTTTTTACTGTTTGGGAAAGGGCCGTATCTTCAGAAACTTGTCATGGATCCTCTAAAAAAATATGGGCTTGAAGCGGTGATAATCCCCGGTGGATACCGAAAAGATGATTACTGGGATGCTCTTTATTCTTTTGATATCATGTTGTATACGGTAGCAGGTTCTGACGGAACTGCGCGCGCTCTCAGGCAATGTCAGGCTATAGGAAAACCGATCGTCTGTTTACACGATGATTTCATGCAGGAAATTGTTCATGACGGGGTAAACGGTTTTGTTGTTCGTCATGATCCGGCGGAAATAATGAAAAAAATTGATGCCTTGTATTCAGAGAGAAATATGCTCATCGATTTTTCGAAAAGATCGGAGCATCAGGGAAAGACTTACGATCTTAACAAAATCGGGCAAGAAATATATGCACTCTACGAGAGCACATTGAGACGAAAAATATGAAATCTTTCACCGGAAATCAGCGCGTCTCAAAATAGCGCCATGAATGACAAGAATTCCCTAGTTAGTGTAATCGTACCTACCTATAACAGCGCCCGTTTCTTGCCGGAATCCGTGGGATCAATCTTGGCGCAGACGTACCACCCGTACGAGATTATTGTAGTCGATGATGGATCAACAGATAACACCAAAGAAGTTTTGCGTCCGTTTATGCAACGGATAAAGTGCATTCATTTAGAACAAAATAAAGGATCTCCCACGGCCAGAAATATCGGTATCCAAGCAGCTCGGGGCGCTTACATAGCCTTTATTGATGGAGACGACCTTTGGTTTCCAGAAAAATTACAGACCGATATCGGGCATTTCTCTCAGCACCCCGATATCAGCATGGTATACTCAAAGCATCTCAATATCGATGAAAAGGGGGTGGTCTCCGATGACGCCGTGAAGAAGCGGTTACCATCGGGCAAAATATTTATCCAGCTCTTTTCTGAACAAAATTTTATCCTTACCTCATCCGTAGTGGTGCGAAAGGAAGTGTTTGAAACGACGGGTTTATTCGATGAACAGCTGTTTAATTGCCAGGACTGGGATATGTGGTTGCGGATCGCCTTCTCTTTTCAGGTTGCGGGAATTAATAAACCCCTGGTGAAATACCGGCACAATCCTGGTTCTTTGAGCAAGAACCGGGAGAATGTCTTGAAATATCAAAAACAGGTTATTGATAAAACCTATACGGCATTCAAGGACACAACGTGCGGAATAAGTGAAAAACTTTACCAAAAGCGGCTTGCTTCACATCATGCGAAGGCCGGACGGTATTATGCACGAACAGGGAAGAAACGTCTGGCGCACGAAAATTTCCGTCTTTCTTTGAAACATGATCCACTCAATCTCAGAACGCTGAGATATTATTTTCAATGCTGGTGATTTTTCACAACACGGAGCTTTGCGGCATTTACTTACTCTTCAAATTTTCCATTTTCTGCATTTACTGCAGGAAAAGAAATTATGGTCAAAACAAAGAAAAAACGGGGAGGGTTATGGCGGAAACATCCCTTCCCTTATTATTTGAATAAAAAGATCCGCGGTCTGCTCATGAGGACGATCAACCTGTTTCTGGGTGAGGTAAGGAAGGAAAAAGTCAGTCTCCCAGGAGAGGAGATAAAAAAGATCTTGCTGGTGCGAATCAACTTTCGCATAGGCAATGCCATCCTGGCAATACCGGCCATAAGTATATTTCAGAAAAATTTTCCCCATGCCAGGATTGATTTTGCCGGAGCCCCTGTATCAGGAGTGCTGTATCAGCACCTGCCTGTTAACCAGCGCTATAGCATAACCCGTAAATTCCCAGGTATTTTATGGTCATATTTTTCTCTCTTATACAAAATCCGGTCTATGAAGTATGATCTGGCAGTTGATGTGAGTTGTTCACAGTCGATGACGAGTTCTCTTGTTGTGGGATTTTCCGGAGCACGTATTCGTGCCGGATCTCAGGGAAAATGGGATTACTGGTTTACTATTTCCGTCCCAAGACCAGCCGAAACAAATAAGTATAAAGTGTTGCCCGTATTTTTTCGCACCATGGGAATGGAAACACAGCAGATATTACCACAACTGATATTGTCTCCCGAAGAAAAGGCCAAAGGGAAAGGGAAGGTAATGGCACTCATAGAGCTGAATCACGTTCCGATCGTTGGAGTTTTTGTTGGGGGAAGAAAGTCTAAAGGGAAAAAATGGCCGGTAGAAAATTTCCTGGAACTGATTACCACCCTTCGTGCTCAGGGGATGCGTGTCATCGTTTTTTTTGGACCCGACGAGAAAGAATTGATGGTATTGTTTAGACAATCCCTGGGGAAAGATGTTCCCCTTGTTTTTGAATCCTCTTTGAGAATATTTGCATCCATGGTCGCGCATTGCAATCTCTTCATTGCCTGTGATAGTGGTCCCATGCACCTCTCCTGTGCCCTGGGTGTGCGTACCATTGCACTCTTTCTCAAGGGCAATTTTCATCACTGGGGTCCTCCTCCGGAGATTGCACACATCATTTACCGTACAGAAGGAATCCGGGTCGAAGATATTGTGGAAGTCGCTGTTGCTGAGGTGGGTAACGTCACGCCTTCTTAATTTCTCTTTTTATCCTTTTTCTATGATTGCCCTGAATTTTATCATTATAAACTGGAACACGAGACAATTATTACTCGATTGTATCAGTTCCGTTTATACAACGGTCACCGGCCTTAAGTACCAGATATACGTCGTTGACAATGGTTCTCAGGATGAAAGCATTAAAGCCGTGCATGACCAATTTCCCCGGGTTTGCGTGATAGAAAACCGGGAGAACAGGGGATTTGCTGCCGCCGTGAACCAGGCATTGGAGAAAAATAGCACCGCAGATGCGTATAGTGTGTTACTCAATACCGATACCCTTTTACAGAGAGGCGCCATATCGGAAATGTATTCATTCATGGAACAGCATAAAGACGCCGGAATTGCTGGCGCACAATTGCAGAAACCCGACGGCACACGGCAGCATAGCTATGATAATTATCCGACCCTGGCAACGGAACTTTTTAACAAGAGTTTATTGCGATGGCTCTTTCCCAAAAAATATCCCAGCAAAAAGGCGCAGGCAACGCAACCGGTGGAAGTAGAATCCGTTATCGGGGCATGTATGATGATAAGGAACAAGGCGATAGAGGATGTTGGGAAATTGGATGAAGCTTACTTCTTTTTCCTCGAGGAAACCGATTGGTGTTATCGCATGCAAAAGGCAGGCTGGAAAGTGTATCATATACCGGACGCAAGGGTTATTCATCTGGGTGGACAGAGCAAGAAGAGAGCTCCCTGGCAATCGCAGGTGGAGTATTGCCGTTCCTTGTATCTGTTTTTTAGGAAAAACAGAAGCGCCTTTTCATATCTCATGCTTCGAATATTCTATCTGGTAAAAATTAGTCTGAATTTAGCCGTAAATGCCGTGGGTAATGTGTTGCTGTTCTTTCAGAATAAAAAATTACGCTACCGGCTGTCAATATACTACAAACTCTTTTTGTGGCATCTTTTCTTATGCCCCGATGGGATGGGTTTAAAACCCCCGAACTCGAACAACAAGTGGCAAGAGAAAATTCATCATTCATCGCGTTAACGTACCAAACAGAGTAAGGTCTGTTGCCTCATGTATCAAAACATTTACCAGTCTTCCCACGAAATCCAGCGAGCCATTGAAAACGACGATGTGGTTTTGCCGGGTACGGCCTGATAATTTATTTGTATCCGACTTGCTGGCTCCTTCTGCAAGCACCTGCACTACCCTCCCGATCAGCTTCTTGTTCTCTTCGAGGCTGATGCCTTTTTGCAATTCCAGCAGTTTCATATTTCGCGCTCTTTTTATCTCATCGGACACGTCATCCTTGAGTCCGGCTGCTTTTGTGCCGGTACGAGGGGAGTACTTGAAGATGAAACAGTTCTGGAAACGTATCTCTTCCATGAGCCGGACGGTTTCCTGGAAATCCGCATCCGTTTCACCCGGAAAGCCCACAATGAAGTCGCTGGCTACCATGATATGGGGAATCAGTTCCCTTGCATACGAGATCAAATCACGGTAATAGCTTACAGAATAGCCGCGCCGCATTCTAGCAAGGATTTGATCGGAGCCCGATTGTGCAGGCATGTGCAAGTGTTCACAGACCTTTCCCAAACGGCTTATGGTGCGGATGAGGTCGCGGGACATGTCGGCAGGATGAGAGGTCACAAACCGAATCCGTTCGAGCCCAGCCAGGTCGTCCAATTCGGATAGCAGGTCTCCCAGGGTAACGCCTCCCGGCAGGCCTTTTCCATACGAATTAATATTTTGTCCCAGGAGGGTAATCTCTTTGCAGCCGTTTGAGACAAGGGATTGCACCTCTTCTTTTACATCGGCGATAGTGCGGCTAATCTCCCGTCCGCGCACGTAGGGCACGATACAATAAGAACAATAGTTATCGCAGCCCCGCATAACCGTAACGAATGCCTGATACCTGTTCGGCCGGTATGCCACAGCCCTTTTTACGTTAACGATGTGATCTTCGTCTATGGCAAGGACATGCGATCCGTGATTTCTGATGTTAAGAATCAGTTCTGGCAGACGTGAAAACATACGGGTGCCGCAGACCAGGTCTACATGGGGCATACGCTTAAAAATTGCCTCCCCGTCTTTTTGTGCCATGCAACCGAGGACGCCCACAATAACTTCAGGGCGTTTTTTCTTTAATGTCTTCAGTGCTCCCAAATGAGAATACACCTTGTCTTCCGCATGCTGGCGTACGCTGCAGGTATTGAATAAAATCACATCTGCCTCATCAACTGCATCGACAATCTTGTAGCCATCTTCCTGCAACAACCCTAACGAAAGCTCAGCATCGAGCTTATTCATCTGACAGCCAAAGGTTTCAAAAAAAACGGTCTTGCAGAGGGTGTCGTTATTAAGATTATGAGAAGTAGTAATCATAGATACCTGTATACTATTATTGAATAAAGATTTTTATGCAGTGCTATGGCTTGTTCAAGGGAAACAGCCTTTTTTACCAAGTTATGAACAATTTTCTCAGCTTCTATCAATAAGTTTACGCAGATAAGGTTAAAATTGGAAGAGGAATGTTTTTCATAAGGAAATATTTGCAACGGAGAATAAAATATGCTACAAATCTATTCCTGTCCAGTCCATGAAAAGAAGCAAGGCGGAGAAATGATGGGATGAACCTGAAAACAAATCAGCAAAAGCGCACCTATAAAGTTCTTATAATCATATTTGCAGTTATTATTCTGGTGTTTTGCGTCCTGCCTGTTTGTAACTATTTCCGCGGCAGTACCAAGGACTACGGCAGGTTTTATCAGGCAGGTCAGAGTATGCTTTCTGGTGGAGATATTTATATCAAGGGAGGTGAAACATTCCAGTTCCTGTATCCGCCCACTGCTGCCGTTCTTTATGCCCTTATGAGCATCTTTGGGTTCCTTCCCATGATTATCCTTTTTGTCATGACAAATGCGGCGTTGTGGATTGTGAGTATTTTCTTGTCGGTGTATCTGACTACCGGAAAGATCATGATGCAGCATCCCCTGCTCTATCTCGTGCCAACCGCATGTTGTATCCCGTTTGTCTGGGACATTTTTCAATTGGGACAACCAAATTTGTGGCTGCTGGCGTGCATGCTTGGCGCATTTGTCTGTCTTCAGTTGAAAAAGGAGTGGCCGGCGGGCGTTTTAATCGCATTTGCAGCATCCCTGAAGGCATTTCCCATCCTTGCCCTGGTATATTTGCTCTACCGGCAGCGGTGGAGGGCATCATTGTCTACCGTGGTATTTTTGATCTTTTTTCTCGCCGTGTTACCGATTCCGTTTCGTGGAGTACAACGCAATTTTCAGGATCTTAAAACCTGGACTAATGGCATGGTTTTGCGTTATGATACCGGTTCGATTGCCCAGCGCCCCGGCCGTGGGTACGGCTGGAAGAATCAGTCTCTCATTGCCGTTGCAAACCGGCTGTTGCGCCCGGTGGACGCCTTTCATTCAAAAAGCAATCCCGTTTACGTAAATATAGCAAATCTTGAATTTAAATACCTTAATATCATTATCATTGCCACAGCTATGGGTCTTTGCCTCTTTTATATCGGCTCAATGCCGCGCCCTGCACAGCGAACCCTGCACACCGACTCGATTGAATATGCTATGCTGCTGATATTGATTCTGATCTTTACGCCGTTGTCATTTACGTACTTTTACGTCTGGCTTTTATATCCGCTCATGGTAGCGGTCAATACCCTGTTGTCCCTGACATACCCATCACGGGCAGGAAATCTGGCATTTATCTGGTTTGTAGTATGTCTGCTCCTCCTCAGTTTTATGTTGCCAATACCGGGATTTCGCTGGTTTGCGGCAATCGGCAGTACTTTGGGTGCATGTGTATTATTGCTGGGAGGGCTTGGCTGGAAGCTGCGTCATTCGTGAAAGCCCCTTTCCGGCAGTGTACTCACTCATTGTCATCCGAGCAGTCTGAAAACCCGTAATGAGTTTTAAAAAAATGAATTCAACGACCGCTGTTAACAACACCCGTTTAATAGCAACCGGTATTCTCCTCTTTACCGCCTTTCTCTTCCTGTTCAATATCGGCAAACGGGACTTGTGGGCGCCAGATGAGCCCCGTTATGCACAAGTTTCAAAAGAGATGAGGGATACCGGTAATTTTGTTGTTCCACACCTGAATAGCGCCCCCTATCCGGATAAACCTCCGCTCCTCTTCTGGGTTATTAATCTGTTTTCGCTTCCTTTCGGCAAGATTACCGCATTATCGTCACGCTTGCCCTCTGCCTTTGCAGGGATCGGCTGTTGCCTGGCCATATTTTATTTTGGCAAACGTTTGCACCGAAACACGCGGATTGGACTCCTGTCGGCGCTTATCCTTGCTACCAGCACGAAGTTTCTCTGGATGGCGCATCGCGTTGCATTTGACGTCCTCCTCACGTTTTTCGTGACCATGGCAATCATCTGTTTTCAGAAAGGATATACGGAACAAAAAAATGCGGGACGGTACTATATCTTATTTTATGTATGCATGGCCCTGGGAGTGCTCACCAAAGGGCCTGTTGGCCTTATCCTTCCTTTTGGCGTGGTAGTAACCTATCTCATTCTGAAAAAGGACGTCAAGACATTAAAGGAAACCCAGCCCTGGATAGGGGGAATGCTGTTTGTTTTGATAGTATTTACCTGGGTCTGTATGGCAGGTGTCTACGGCGGCAAGGCCTATACCTACCAGATATTGTTCAACCAGAATGTTGGAAGGTTCGCCAGTTCTTTTGCCCATCAACGGCCATTTTATTACTATTTCATCTATTTTCCGGTCAACTTTTTACCCTGGAGCGTTTTTATTCCAAGCATTGCAATGTTTCTGGCTTCTTCCAAAGGACGGAAAAAGATACGGGATCTTTTGTTGCCTCTCGTTTGGTTTGGAGTCGTTTTCGTTTTCTTTTCAATAGTGTCAGGCAAGAGGGATATCTATGTCCTTCCGTTATATCCCGCGGCATCCCTGCTTACCGCCTGGTTTTTGAATGAATTTATTGAGCAAGTTCGGGAAAAATCTTTTAAAAAAATGGGGTACTATCCGTGCTTTTTTCTCTGTGGCCTATCGCTGGTGTCAGGAATATGTTTGCCGGTTGTGGTATATAGCATTTACCCCCGGTATTTGTCGCTGGCTATTCCTCTTGCCGTTATTCTTTTTTTGGGCGGTATTTTCCTGTTGCGATTGATAAAGCATGCAAGGATAATTCCCTTTCTTTTTATCCTCTTCTTTATGATCCTGATCATATTTAATCTGAGTACCTTGAAGGTGATTCCGGTACTGAATCAGTATAAATCTGCAAGAGAAATTTGCGACAAGGCCAATTCCGTAATAAAACCCGGGGAGCGGTTGGCACTGTACAATTTCTTTCGGGATCCTTACCTGTTCTATACCGACAGAAATTATCTCGAGATCATCCAGGGTGTGGACAACTTGCGGCAATTTCTGAATGGACAAGAACGGGTGTTTCTTTTTATCCAGGAGAAGGATTTCAAGGAAGTTTCAAAATTTTCTGAAATAGCCGTCTTCGCGCTGGCAAAAGACTCTGTTGGGCATAGAGATGTTATCCTTGTCTCAAACAGGGATAAATAACGGTTATGACAGACAATGTTCCTGGAGAACCCTTCTGGTGCGTTTCTCAACAGACACCACCTTTTTATGGTAATTAACTGCTCTTGTAAATCGTCCCGGGAAGAACGGAAGATGCGGATTCTATGTCCCGCTCCGGAAATCCGTTTTGAATTTGACATAAGAATAAAATATGAGTAGTATTACTTTTTTTATAGCTTTTCGATTTTCTGCACTATGGGTATATTCCATATAGACACTGATATCTTGATCGTTGGCGGCGGGGCGGCGGGATGTTTTGCTGCGGTGGAGATTTACAAGAAATCTCCCGGCTGCCGGGTGATTATTATGGAAAAGGCACACATCGAGCGCAGTGGGTGTCTGGCCATGGGGCTGAATGCCATCAATGCATATTTACATGAGGGCCAAACACCTGATTCCTATGTTGCATATGTTGAACGGCAGTTTGAGGGCATTATCAGAAAGGATCTTGTCTACAGCATTGTCCGGGGACTTAATGATGCAGTCAAAGACGTGGAAAAGATGGGGCTGCCCATAGAAAAGAACGAAGATGGCACCTATAAAATGCGCGGGAAACGCAGTATTCGTATTTTTGGCGAACGGTTAAAACCTATCCTTGCGGAGGCCGTGCAAAAAACACCCGCCCGGGTTTTTAATCGTGTTGTGGCAACCAATTTTATTTACGACAATACCCGTGTTTGCGGGGCGTTTGGCTTTGGGATTCGGGATGGCATTTTTTATGCCATCAGGGCAAAAGCCGTTATTGTTGCTACCGGCGGAGCTTCGGGTATCTATAAACCGCATAATGCCGGGGAGGCACGGCATCTTCTGTGGTATTGTCCCTGGAATGCAGGGGCAGGATACGCCATGGGAATCCGGATCGGGGCGGAAATGACGAGTTTTGAGAACCGGTTTATTGCCTTGAGGGTGAAGGATGTGAATGCTCCAACCGGCACGATTGCTGTGGGAGCACGGTCAAAGCAGATTAACGCACGCGGGGAAGACTACCTCGAACAATACTATAAACATTGGGGAGGAAACAAGTGCCTGACACAGCACCGGCTGCTGGCAACCATCGAGGAAAAGAAGCTTGGCCGGGGACCCTGCTATCTGAACACAACCACGTTAACTGAAGAGGAAGAAAGAAGACTCAAGGAAGATTTTTTAAATATGAATCCCCAGATTGTCCTTTTGTGGGCAACAAAAGAAATGAATCCGCGAAAGAAGCCAGTTGAAATCTGTGGCACCGAACCTTTCCTTGTAGGTGGCCACTGTCAGGCGGGTTATTGGATCGATAAAGACAGGCGGACAACGATTCCCGGTCTGTATGCTGCAGGAGAGGTCGCAGGTGGTGCACCAAAAAAATATGTAAGCGGAAGTTGGGTCGAGGCGCGTATTGCGGCGACTACAGCGTTGGAGGATATAAAGGAAGTGCATCTGGTAAATCCGGATGAAGACGCAATCCGGCAGGAAAAGACCAGGGTTCTGCAGCCTTTGTCAAGAAAGACAGGCATATTGCCGTCTGAAGCGCGGGAACGACTTCAAAAGATTATGGATGAATACGCCGGTGGGATCTCCATGAACTATGAACTTCATGAAGAAAGATTGCTGGAGGCAAGGCGATTGCTCACCTGCCTCAAGGATCGCATGAAAGATATGTTGGCCGTGGATCGTTATTCTCTGGTTGAGACATTGGAATGCATTGACCGGGTTGATGTCGCACGGGTATTGGTAGAACACCTGATCTATCGCAAGGAAACAAGATGGGCATGCTATCAGACCCGACTGGATTATCCGGAGAAAGACAACAACCGCTGGCTTACGTTTGTAAATTCTGTCTATAATCCGAAGACGGACGAGACGCTCATGATAGAAAGGCCCTTGTGCGCATGAGTATCTTTATTGACGAAACTATCTGTAACGGGTGCAAAGGGTTAGCCGAGGCGCGATGTGAACGTATCTGTCCGGGCGATCTGTGCTATCGTAAAGAAAACACGAAGGCAGCGATTCGTGACCAGTCGGCTTGCTGGACATGTGCCGGTTGCGTAAAGGAATGCCCGGTACAGGCAATTGAGTTGAGACTTCCTTTCCAGATCTGCAGTAACGGTTCTTCCCTGAAAGCGCGGTTAAAACACGACAAAACGACGTGGACGATCTGGGATGCCGAAGGACATCAGGAAAATTTTATTATTCAGGCAAGATGTTTGAAAGGAGATTAAGGAAAGATGGTTAAAAATATTGCACCGCATGGGGGAAAGCTTATTCAGCGGGTTGTATCCATGGAACAACGGGAAATACTCCTGGATAAGGCAACTCATTATGACATGAAAAAAATCCAGTTGAATTCCCGCGAGATGTCAGACCTCGATATGATTGCCGTTGGGGCGATGAGTCCCCTGGAAGGATTTATGTGCAAAGCAGATTATGACAACGTTGTGGACAATATGCGATTGGCGAACGGCCTGCCCTGGTCAATCCCGATTGTCCTCTCAGCAACAAAAGAAGAGACCGAAGGCCTCAAACCAGGCAAGGATGTAGCTTTGACAGATCAGGCCAACGAAGTAATTGCAATTTTACACCTGGAAGAGATATTTCACCACGATAAACATAAGGAATCATTAGAGGTTTATGGGGTTGATGACAGAAAACATCCCGGAGTGGATTATGTCTATAACATGGCCGAATACCTTCTTGGTGGCAAAGTAAGTGTGGTCAACCGGACAAAACCTTCTGATTTTTCCTTATACCGGCTGGACCCGCAGGAGACGAGGGATACCTTCGTAAAAAGAGGGTGGAGACGCGTGGTGGGTTTCCAGACGCGGAATCCCGTCCACCGCGCCCATGAATACATCCAGAAATGCGCTCTGGAGATTGTGGACGCCATCCTGCTGCACCCTCTCGTAGGGGAAACAAAAAGTGATGATGTGCCGGCGGATGTCAGGATCAGGAGTTATGAAGTTCTTTTGCAGAACTATTACCCAAAGGACAGGGCTATGCTGGCTGTTTTCCCGGCTGCAATGCGGTACGCCGGACCAAGAGAGGCTGTCTTTCATGCGATTGTGAGAAAAAATTATGGCTGTACCCATTTCATTGTGGGGCGGGACCATGCAGGTGTCGGGAGTTACTACGGAACATTTGACGCACATTATATCTTTGATGAATTTGATCCGCAGGAGATAGGAATCACGCCCTTGTTTTTTGATCATACCTTCTATTGCAAAGCGTGCAACGGCATGGCTTCTTATAAGACGTGTCCCCATGATTCATCCAATCACGTCATCCTGAGTGGTACAGAAGTCAGAAAAATGCTTGGTGCGGGACAAGCGCCGCCTCCAACGTTCACAAGGGCGGAGATCGCAAAGGTGCTGAGTGATTATTATCAGAAATTGAAATAGCATTTTCAGAGAAATATTTGACAATTTTCGGCAAAATATTTTTTATTAAGCCTTGTGTTCCGCATTGGATAATGTTTGAAAGCAGCTTTTAAGGCAGCCCAACTTTTGATTGCAGAGGAATTCAATATCGAATATCGAACAAGGAACAACGAATACTGAAGGACGGGAAAACTTCATTATTCGAAAGTCCCTGTTCGATATTTATAATTCAATACACCGTAAAGTGGATCCGACCTACCTGTGCCTCTTATGGAAAACTCCGGGAGGAAGAGAGGGCTTTTTTAAAGCCCTTTTGCAACGGCAATTCCTCTGGTCGCAACAAATGACTTCGTGGTAATAAGGTCCTGATCGTCACGCGCAACGATCGTTACCACATTAGGTCCTTCTTTTAAGGGAAGGGTGGTTTGAATTTCAAACTTATTTAATTCTTTTAGGGTTGGGTTCTTATTGGACTTAAAAAAGACCTTATCGTTGTTAATCAGGATATAGGCATGCTTTACCCGGATATCATCTTCGATGACGGCTGAGAACGGCAACTGATCGTTTCCCATCAACGCTTTTGATACGGTTTGGCTCAGGGTAATTGTTGGTGGTATACGCTGGAGAAAAGGCTCTAGCGTGCTTGGTGCACTTCGCGATTCGGATAACTCCTGAATGTCTTTTGCCGATACCCAACCGTACCGGTTATCCGGAAGCGTTACGCGGAACCAATCAGAATTTTTTGCGTTTGCCATTAAAACGGTTCCCTCTTTCATCATTGACAGCACCGGAGAATCAAATGACATCCCTCCATACAGTGGCGTGTAATTTTTCCTTACCTTCAGAAGACCGGAAGCTTGGGTGATTTTCGGCTTGTTTGCAACAACAGGGAACGTTAGCTTGCTGGTTAATAACGTTCCGAAGATCATATCGGAAATAATCATATCCATACTGAACTTGTCCGACGACACCGTTTCTTTTATAAAAAATGAGAGGGATGCCTCTTTTCTTTCTCCCGGATTGAGCGCACCTAACTCTGCCCTGCCATTTTTTACAA from Candidatus Brocadia sp. includes these protein-coding regions:
- the sat gene encoding sulfate adenylyltransferase, yielding MVKNIAPHGGKLIQRVVSMEQREILLDKATHYDMKKIQLNSREMSDLDMIAVGAMSPLEGFMCKADYDNVVDNMRLANGLPWSIPIVLSATKEETEGLKPGKDVALTDQANEVIAILHLEEIFHHDKHKESLEVYGVDDRKHPGVDYVYNMAEYLLGGKVSVVNRTKPSDFSLYRLDPQETRDTFVKRGWRRVVGFQTRNPVHRAHEYIQKCALEIVDAILLHPLVGETKSDDVPADVRIRSYEVLLQNYYPKDRAMLAVFPAAMRYAGPREAVFHAIVRKNYGCTHFIVGRDHAGVGSYYGTFDAHYIFDEFDPQEIGITPLFFDHTFYCKACNGMASYKTCPHDSSNHVILSGTEVRKMLGAGQAPPPTFTRAEIAKVLSDYYQKLK
- a CDS encoding glycosyltransferase family 39 protein, whose amino-acid sequence is MNSTTAVNNTRLIATGILLFTAFLFLFNIGKRDLWAPDEPRYAQVSKEMRDTGNFVVPHLNSAPYPDKPPLLFWVINLFSLPFGKITALSSRLPSAFAGIGCCLAIFYFGKRLHRNTRIGLLSALILATSTKFLWMAHRVAFDVLLTFFVTMAIICFQKGYTEQKNAGRYYILFYVCMALGVLTKGPVGLILPFGVVVTYLILKKDVKTLKETQPWIGGMLFVLIVFTWVCMAGVYGGKAYTYQILFNQNVGRFASSFAHQRPFYYYFIYFPVNFLPWSVFIPSIAMFLASSKGRKKIRDLLLPLVWFGVVFVFFSIVSGKRDIYVLPLYPAASLLTAWFLNEFIEQVREKSFKKMGYYPCFFLCGLSLVSGICLPVVVYSIYPRYLSLAIPLAVILFLGGIFLLRLIKHARIIPFLFILFFMILIIFNLSTLKVIPVLNQYKSAREICDKANSVIKPGERLALYNFFRDPYLFYTDRNYLEIIQGVDNLRQFLNGQERVFLFIQEKDFKEVSKFSEIAVFALAKDSVGHRDVILVSNRDK
- a CDS encoding adenylyl-sulfate reductase subunit alpha, coding for MGIFHIDTDILIVGGGAAGCFAAVEIYKKSPGCRVIIMEKAHIERSGCLAMGLNAINAYLHEGQTPDSYVAYVERQFEGIIRKDLVYSIVRGLNDAVKDVEKMGLPIEKNEDGTYKMRGKRSIRIFGERLKPILAEAVQKTPARVFNRVVATNFIYDNTRVCGAFGFGIRDGIFYAIRAKAVIVATGGASGIYKPHNAGEARHLLWYCPWNAGAGYAMGIRIGAEMTSFENRFIALRVKDVNAPTGTIAVGARSKQINARGEDYLEQYYKHWGGNKCLTQHRLLATIEEKKLGRGPCYLNTTTLTEEEERRLKEDFLNMNPQIVLLWATKEMNPRKKPVEICGTEPFLVGGHCQAGYWIDKDRRTTIPGLYAAGEVAGGAPKKYVSGSWVEARIAATTALEDIKEVHLVNPDEDAIRQEKTRVLQPLSRKTGILPSEARERLQKIMDEYAGGISMNYELHEERLLEARRLLTCLKDRMKDMLAVDRYSLVETLECIDRVDVARVLVEHLIYRKETRWACYQTRLDYPEKDNNRWLTFVNSVYNPKTDETLMIERPLCA
- a CDS encoding adenylylsulfate reductase, with the protein product MSIFIDETICNGCKGLAEARCERICPGDLCYRKENTKAAIRDQSACWTCAGCVKECPVQAIELRLPFQICSNGSSLKARLKHDKTTWTIWDAEGHQENFIIQARCLKGD